Proteins encoded by one window of Burkholderia plantarii:
- the mnmA gene encoding tRNA 2-thiouridine(34) synthase MnmA, with protein sequence MKKQRVVVGMSGGVDSSVTAWLLKEQGYDVVGLFMKNWEDDDDGEYCSTRQDWIDVVSVADLIGIDVEAVNFAAEYKDRVFAEFLREYSAGRTPNPDVLCNAEIKFKAFLDHAMSLGAGTIATGHYARVRERDGRFELLKAFDHTKDQSYFLHRLNQAQLSKTLFPLGEMPKTQVREIAERIGLPNAKKKDSTGICFIGERPFRDFLNRYLPTQPGPMKTPDGRRVGEHIGLAFYTFGQRKGIGLGGSKDGSGEPWFVAGKDIASNTLYVAQGHDHPWLLSHQLVAGNVSWVAGEPPADGFACGAKTRYRQADSACSFARAKAGEAGEPRFSLAFDTPQWAVTPGQSAVLYDGEICLGGGIIETVATSQPGSAAVLASALDCARAEPLASGLAN encoded by the coding sequence ATGAAGAAGCAACGTGTCGTGGTCGGCATGTCGGGCGGTGTCGATTCGTCGGTCACCGCGTGGCTGCTGAAGGAACAGGGTTACGACGTGGTCGGCCTGTTCATGAAGAACTGGGAAGACGACGACGATGGCGAGTACTGCTCGACGCGCCAGGACTGGATCGACGTGGTGTCGGTGGCCGACCTGATCGGCATCGACGTCGAGGCCGTCAACTTCGCCGCCGAATACAAGGACCGCGTGTTCGCCGAGTTCCTGCGCGAATACTCGGCCGGCCGCACGCCGAATCCCGACGTGCTCTGCAACGCCGAGATCAAGTTCAAGGCGTTCCTCGACCACGCGATGTCGCTCGGCGCCGGGACCATCGCCACCGGCCACTACGCGCGCGTGCGCGAGCGCGACGGACGCTTCGAACTGCTGAAGGCGTTCGACCACACCAAGGATCAATCCTATTTCCTGCATCGGCTGAACCAGGCGCAGCTCTCGAAGACGCTGTTCCCGCTCGGCGAGATGCCGAAGACGCAGGTGCGCGAGATCGCCGAGCGGATCGGCCTGCCGAACGCGAAGAAGAAGGATTCGACCGGCATCTGCTTCATCGGCGAGCGGCCGTTCCGCGACTTCCTGAACCGCTACCTGCCGACCCAACCGGGCCCGATGAAGACACCCGACGGCCGGCGCGTGGGCGAGCACATCGGCCTCGCGTTCTATACCTTCGGCCAGCGCAAGGGCATCGGCCTCGGCGGCAGCAAGGACGGCAGCGGCGAGCCGTGGTTCGTGGCCGGCAAGGACATCGCCTCGAACACGCTTTACGTGGCGCAGGGCCACGACCACCCGTGGCTGCTGTCGCACCAGCTGGTGGCCGGCAACGTCAGCTGGGTGGCGGGCGAGCCGCCCGCCGACGGCTTTGCCTGCGGCGCCAAAACGCGCTACCGGCAGGCCGACTCGGCCTGCTCGTTCGCGCGCGCGAAGGCCGGCGAGGCGGGCGAGCCGCGCTTCTCGCTCGCCTTCGACACGCCGCAATGGGCCGTCACGCCGGGCCAGTCGGCCGTGCTCTACGACGGCGAGATCTGCCTCGGCGGCGGCATCATCGAGACGGTCGCGACCAGCCAGCCCGGCTCGGCCGCCGTGCTCGCCTCGGCGCTCGACTGCGCGCGCGCCGAACCGCTCGCGAGCGGCCTTGCAAACTGA
- a CDS encoding site-specific recombinase, whose protein sequence is MFRSLPILLKKWRASRSASHQLDALLANADADAPYAERSEWLIELAHWLRRDGAVQPGTADGAAATAPRSPAATAHARLRYVLHVLDRNPAWKTHVARILRALLRETDAISLLCDAGMPVHSGFFGALFERIDASLIPPAPNRRELAALFTLMFPAPGDGAWIEALPDDLLARLQALFGHDVSEAERHQPGSFSRDLLAALHNLSCQISSTGLSQTVRSRLSDDDAHRPIDAQPFYRLMRAMLAVEAAQAAVDDGGEPDRLLHEVNYLRVLLDECRESADDVSAHLYRNGVSVDIVFQVERMRMRIQRAESLLNAWMARDDRRGLARLTAELIDANLSSQSVAHLVRSNTSLFARKLVETNADTGEHYITRGRADYLKMLRMAAGGGLVTVATVCVKFWITGIHLQAMVEGFLAGLNYAASFTLMHFLHFTLATKQPAMTAPTLARELDGTGSEEGVREFVASVIALIRTQAAAVTGNVLVVLPVCLAVQLGSHALLHADVIPPAKAHATLHSFSLLGPTPVYAALTGVLLWASSLIAGWADNWFVLHRVGDAIAWHRRLRLTLGVAGAARLARFCRSNVAGVVGNVGLGMMLGLVPAIVSAFAFGFEVRHVTLSAGSIGVALGVLGKGALESAELWWAVAGVLSMAVLNVAVSFALAFTMAVRSRSLRPTRVRALLAAIGRAVRANPLSLVWPLAGRGERKTRPH, encoded by the coding sequence ATGTTCCGATCCCTCCCGATCCTCCTGAAGAAATGGCGCGCCTCGCGCAGCGCCAGCCACCAGCTCGACGCGCTGCTCGCGAACGCCGACGCCGATGCGCCCTACGCCGAGCGCAGCGAGTGGCTGATCGAACTCGCGCACTGGCTGCGCCGCGACGGCGCGGTGCAGCCGGGCACGGCCGACGGCGCCGCCGCCACCGCGCCGCGTTCGCCCGCGGCCACCGCCCACGCGCGGCTGCGCTACGTGCTCCACGTGCTCGACCGCAATCCGGCCTGGAAGACCCATGTCGCGCGGATCCTGCGCGCGCTGCTGCGCGAGACCGACGCCATCTCGCTGCTCTGCGACGCCGGCATGCCGGTCCACTCGGGCTTCTTCGGCGCGCTGTTCGAGCGCATCGACGCATCGCTGATCCCGCCGGCGCCGAACCGCCGCGAGCTGGCCGCGCTGTTTACGCTGATGTTCCCGGCGCCCGGCGACGGCGCCTGGATCGAGGCGCTGCCCGACGACCTGCTGGCACGGCTGCAGGCGCTGTTCGGCCACGACGTCAGCGAGGCCGAGCGCCACCAGCCGGGCTCGTTCTCGCGCGACCTGCTGGCCGCGCTGCACAACCTGAGCTGCCAGATCAGCTCGACCGGTCTGTCGCAGACGGTGCGCAGCCGGCTCTCCGATGACGACGCGCACCGCCCGATCGACGCGCAGCCTTTCTACCGCCTGATGCGCGCGATGCTGGCGGTGGAAGCCGCGCAGGCGGCCGTCGACGACGGCGGCGAGCCGGACCGGCTGCTGCACGAGGTCAACTACCTGCGCGTGCTGCTCGACGAATGCCGCGAATCGGCCGACGACGTCTCCGCGCATCTCTATCGCAACGGCGTGTCGGTCGACATCGTGTTCCAGGTCGAGCGCATGCGCATGCGGATCCAGCGCGCCGAATCGCTGCTCAACGCCTGGATGGCCCGCGACGACCGCCGCGGCCTCGCGCGCCTGACCGCCGAGCTGATCGACGCGAACCTGAGCAGCCAGAGCGTCGCGCACCTGGTGCGCAGCAACACCTCGCTGTTCGCGCGCAAGCTGGTCGAGACCAACGCCGACACCGGCGAGCACTACATCACGCGCGGCCGCGCCGACTACCTGAAGATGCTGCGGATGGCCGCCGGCGGCGGGCTCGTCACGGTGGCCACCGTCTGCGTGAAGTTCTGGATCACCGGGATCCACCTGCAGGCGATGGTCGAGGGTTTCCTGGCCGGCCTCAACTACGCGGCAAGCTTCACGCTGATGCACTTCCTGCACTTCACGCTCGCCACCAAGCAGCCGGCCATGACCGCGCCGACGCTCGCGCGCGAACTCGACGGCACCGGCAGCGAGGAGGGCGTGCGCGAGTTCGTGGCCTCGGTGATCGCGTTGATCCGCACCCAGGCCGCCGCGGTCACCGGCAACGTGCTGGTGGTGCTGCCGGTGTGCCTGGCCGTGCAGCTCGGCAGCCACGCGCTGCTGCACGCCGACGTGATCCCGCCCGCCAAGGCGCACGCCACGCTGCACTCGTTCTCGCTGCTCGGGCCGACGCCCGTCTACGCGGCGCTGACCGGCGTGCTGCTGTGGGCGTCGAGCCTGATCGCGGGCTGGGCCGACAACTGGTTCGTGCTGCACCGCGTCGGCGACGCGATCGCCTGGCACCGCCGGCTGCGGCTCACGCTCGGCGTGGCGGGCGCGGCGCGGCTGGCCCGCTTCTGCCGAAGCAACGTGGCCGGGGTGGTCGGCAACGTCGGGCTCGGCATGATGCTCGGGCTGGTGCCGGCGATCGTCAGCGCCTTCGCGTTCGGCTTCGAGGTGCGCCACGTGACGCTGTCGGCGGGCTCGATCGGGGTGGCCCTCGGCGTGCTCGGCAAGGGCGCGCTCGAATCGGCCGAGCTGTGGTGGGCGGTGGCCGGCGTGCTGTCGATGGCGGTGCTCAACGTCGCCGTCAGCTTCGCGCTCGCGTTCACGATGGCGGTGCGCTCGCGCAGCTTGCGGCCGACCCGGGTGCGGGCACTGCTGGCCGCGATCGGGCGCGCCGTGCGCGCGAACCCGCTGAGCCTGGTCTGGCCGCTTGCCGGGCGCGGCGAGCGCAAGACGCGTCCGCATTGA
- a CDS encoding Re/Si-specific NAD(P)(+) transhydrogenase subunit alpha, translating to MLIGVPAESRANEARVAATPETIKKYVAAGHAVTVERGAGAAASYPDEAYAAAGATLGERAAAFGAELVLKVQAPDAAELPLFARGAVLVGMLEPFDAAQAARLAAAGLTGFALEAAPRTTRAQSLDVLSSQANIAGYKAVLVAASLYPRFLPMLMTAAGTVKAARVLVLGAGVAGLQAIATAKRLGAVIEASDVRPAVKEQIESLGAKFVDVPFETDEEREAAQGTGGYARPMPPSWLARQAALVHERAKQADIVITTALIPGRAAPTLISAETVAAMKPGAVLVDLAAGRGAEVDGAGRRGGNCPLTVADQVVVAHGVTIAGHTNLAAQVPADASALYARNLADFLKLILGPDGALRIDLADDIVAATLLCRDGEVLRK from the coding sequence ATGCTGATCGGAGTGCCCGCCGAGTCGCGGGCGAACGAGGCGCGCGTTGCCGCGACGCCCGAAACCATCAAGAAATACGTGGCGGCTGGTCATGCCGTGACGGTCGAACGCGGCGCCGGCGCCGCGGCCAGCTACCCCGACGAGGCCTATGCCGCGGCCGGCGCGACGCTCGGCGAGCGCGCCGCCGCGTTCGGCGCCGAGCTCGTGCTGAAGGTGCAGGCGCCGGACGCGGCCGAGCTGCCGCTGTTCGCGCGCGGCGCGGTGCTGGTCGGCATGCTGGAGCCATTCGACGCCGCGCAGGCCGCGCGGCTCGCGGCGGCCGGCCTGACCGGCTTCGCGCTCGAGGCGGCGCCGCGCACCACGCGCGCGCAGAGCCTCGACGTGCTGTCCTCGCAGGCCAACATCGCCGGCTACAAGGCGGTGCTGGTGGCCGCCTCGCTCTATCCGCGCTTCCTGCCGATGCTGATGACCGCCGCGGGCACCGTCAAGGCCGCCCGCGTGCTGGTGCTCGGCGCCGGCGTGGCGGGGCTGCAGGCGATCGCCACCGCCAAGCGGCTCGGCGCCGTGATCGAGGCGTCCGACGTGCGGCCGGCCGTGAAGGAGCAGATCGAATCGCTCGGCGCGAAGTTCGTCGACGTGCCGTTCGAGACCGACGAGGAGCGCGAGGCCGCGCAGGGCACCGGCGGCTACGCGCGGCCGATGCCGCCGTCGTGGCTCGCGCGCCAGGCCGCGCTCGTGCATGAACGCGCGAAGCAGGCCGACATCGTGATCACCACCGCGCTGATCCCGGGGCGCGCGGCGCCCACGCTGATCAGCGCCGAGACGGTGGCGGCCATGAAGCCGGGCGCGGTGCTGGTCGACCTGGCCGCCGGGCGCGGCGCCGAGGTGGACGGCGCCGGCCGGCGCGGCGGCAACTGCCCGCTCACGGTCGCCGACCAGGTGGTGGTGGCGCACGGCGTGACGATCGCCGGCCACACCAATCTCGCCGCCCAGGTGCCGGCCGATGCCTCGGCGCTCTACGCGCGCAATCTCGCCGACTTCCTGAAGCTGATCCTCGGCCCGGACGGCGCGCTGCGGATCGACCTGGCCGACGACATCGTCGCCGCGACGCTGCTCTGCCGCGACGGCGAAGTGCTGCGCAAATAA
- a CDS encoding NAD(P)(+) transhydrogenase (Re/Si-specific) subunit beta, whose amino-acid sequence MSLNLVTLLYLVASVCFIQALKGLSNPKSARRGNLFGMVGMAIAILTTIALIAKQAAWLGANLPLGLALVLGALVVGGAVGAYVAARVEMTKMPELVAAMHSLIGLAAVCIAYAVVAEPEAFGLVPQDAVAANFIPYGNRIELFIGTFVGAITFSGSVIAFGKLSGKYKFRLFQGAPVVYPGQHLINLMLALGMLGFGVLFFLTQAWLPFIVMTAIAFALGVLIIIPIGGADMPVVVSMLNSYSGWAAAGIGFSLNNPMLIIAGSLVGSSGAILSYIMCHAMNRSFFNVILGGFGGEAAAAGAGAAKEQRPVKSGSADDAAFMLGNAETVVIVPGYGLAVARAQHALKELTDKLVARGIDVRYAIHPVAGRMPGHMNVLLAEAEVPYDLVYEMDDINNEFGQTDVVLVLGANDVVNPAAKNDPASPIAGMPILEAYKARTVIVNKRSMASGYAGLDNELFYMDKTMMVFGDAKKVVEDMVKAVE is encoded by the coding sequence ATGAGCCTGAACCTCGTCACGCTGCTGTACCTGGTCGCCTCGGTCTGCTTCATCCAGGCGTTGAAGGGCCTGTCGAATCCGAAGAGCGCGCGGCGCGGCAACCTGTTCGGCATGGTCGGGATGGCGATCGCGATCCTCACCACGATCGCGCTGATCGCGAAGCAGGCCGCCTGGCTCGGCGCGAACCTGCCGCTCGGGCTCGCGCTGGTGCTCGGCGCGCTGGTGGTGGGCGGCGCGGTGGGCGCCTACGTGGCCGCGCGCGTCGAGATGACCAAGATGCCCGAGCTGGTGGCCGCGATGCACTCGCTGATCGGTCTCGCGGCGGTCTGCATCGCCTACGCGGTGGTGGCCGAGCCGGAGGCGTTCGGGCTGGTGCCGCAGGATGCCGTCGCCGCGAACTTCATCCCCTACGGCAACCGCATCGAGCTGTTCATCGGCACCTTCGTCGGCGCGATCACGTTCTCGGGCTCGGTGATCGCGTTCGGCAAGCTGTCGGGGAAGTACAAATTCCGGCTGTTCCAGGGCGCGCCGGTGGTCTATCCGGGCCAGCACCTGATCAACCTGATGCTCGCGCTCGGCATGCTCGGCTTCGGCGTGCTGTTCTTCCTGACCCAGGCGTGGTTGCCGTTCATCGTCATGACGGCGATCGCGTTCGCGCTCGGCGTGCTGATCATCATCCCGATCGGCGGCGCGGACATGCCGGTGGTGGTGTCGATGCTCAATTCGTACTCCGGATGGGCCGCGGCCGGGATCGGTTTCTCGCTGAACAATCCGATGCTGATCATCGCCGGCTCGCTGGTGGGCTCGTCGGGTGCGATCCTGTCGTACATCATGTGCCACGCGATGAACCGCTCGTTCTTCAACGTGATCCTGGGCGGCTTCGGCGGCGAGGCGGCCGCGGCCGGCGCGGGCGCGGCGAAGGAGCAGCGGCCGGTGAAGTCGGGCTCGGCCGACGACGCCGCGTTCATGCTCGGCAACGCCGAGACGGTGGTGATCGTGCCCGGCTACGGGCTCGCCGTGGCGCGCGCGCAGCACGCGCTGAAGGAGTTGACCGACAAGCTGGTCGCCAGGGGGATCGACGTGCGCTACGCGATCCATCCGGTGGCCGGGCGCATGCCGGGACACATGAACGTGCTGCTCGCCGAGGCCGAGGTGCCGTATGACCTCGTCTACGAGATGGACGACATCAACAACGAGTTCGGGCAGACCGACGTGGTGCTGGTGCTCGGCGCGAACGACGTGGTGAACCCGGCGGCGAAGAACGATCCGGCCTCGCCGATCGCCGGCATGCCGATCCTCGAGGCGTACAAGGCGCGCACCGTGATCGTCAACAAGCGCTCGATGGCCTCGGGCTACGCCGGGCTCGACAACGAGCTGTTCTACATGGACAAGACCATGATGGTGTTCGGCGACGCGAAGAAGGTGGTCGAAGACATGGTGAAGGCGGTCGAGTAG
- a CDS encoding IS110 family transposase — MSAPSFVTVGIDVAKAHVDVALLGARLDAQRFNNDADGHTALATALQPLGIDLVVMEATGGYEAELACALQGAGLPVAVVNPRQARDFARAMGKLAKTDSIDARMLAEMASVLVRREDLSRLLRPVSDERQQWLAALLTRRRQLITMLLSERQRLQITPERLHPSLQAIIAAIQAQLDDIDAQMVGHVREHFAELDRLLQSTRGIGPVSSACLIAQLPELGKLNRRQIAALVGVAPVACDSGSRQGRRRVQGGRFEIRRVLYMATLTATRHNPAIKAFHQRLKAAGKLPKVALVACMRKLLTMLNAMVKSNTPWDDSLHLA, encoded by the coding sequence ATGTCTGCTCCTTCCTTCGTCACGGTTGGCATCGATGTGGCCAAAGCCCACGTCGATGTCGCCTTGCTGGGCGCCCGTCTGGACGCTCAACGCTTCAACAATGACGCCGACGGCCATACGGCGCTGGCCACGGCATTACAGCCATTGGGCATCGATCTGGTCGTCATGGAAGCGACCGGTGGCTATGAAGCCGAATTGGCCTGCGCTCTGCAAGGTGCTGGCTTGCCGGTGGCCGTCGTCAATCCCCGCCAGGCTCGTGACTTCGCGCGTGCCATGGGCAAGCTCGCCAAGACCGATTCCATCGACGCCCGCATGCTCGCCGAAATGGCCTCGGTGCTGGTGCGTCGTGAAGATCTGTCCCGCTTGCTGCGCCCCGTCTCCGACGAGCGCCAGCAGTGGCTTGCTGCTCTGCTGACGCGCAGGCGCCAGTTGATCACCATGCTCTTATCCGAGCGGCAGCGGCTGCAAATCACGCCCGAGCGTTTGCATCCCAGTTTGCAGGCCATCATCGCCGCCATTCAGGCCCAGCTCGACGACATCGATGCTCAAATGGTCGGCCACGTTCGCGAACACTTTGCTGAACTCGACCGATTGCTGCAATCGACTCGCGGCATCGGCCCGGTATCCAGTGCCTGCCTGATTGCTCAACTGCCGGAACTGGGCAAGCTCAATCGTCGCCAGATTGCGGCACTCGTGGGCGTTGCCCCTGTCGCTTGCGATTCGGGCTCGCGCCAAGGACGACGACGTGTGCAGGGCGGGCGCTTTGAAATTCGCCGCGTGCTGTACATGGCGACGCTCACTGCAACCCGCCACAACCCGGCTATCAAGGCCTTCCATCAACGTCTCAAAGCAGCCGGCAAACTGCCCAAGGTCGCGCTGGTTGCCTGCATGCGCAAGCTCCTGACCATGCTCAATGCCATGGTCAAATCCAACACCCCCTGGGACGATTCGCTTCATCTCGCTTGA
- a CDS encoding NUDIX hydrolase, giving the protein MKPELWTPHVTVAAIVERDGRFLLIEEHTSAGLRLNQPAGHLEAGETLVEAVIRETLEETAHPFAPEALVGVYQTHFERPGKGGATYLRFTFCGTAGEPEAGRVLDDGIVRTLWMTADELRAVPGRHRTPAVVQCIDDYLAGRRVPLAFIHTHSVAPYRATPEHQAVSK; this is encoded by the coding sequence ATGAAACCCGAACTCTGGACTCCGCACGTGACGGTGGCCGCGATCGTCGAACGCGACGGGCGCTTCCTCCTGATCGAGGAACACACGTCGGCCGGCCTGCGCCTGAACCAGCCGGCCGGGCATCTCGAGGCCGGCGAGACGCTCGTCGAAGCCGTGATCCGCGAGACGCTCGAGGAAACCGCGCATCCGTTCGCGCCCGAGGCGCTGGTGGGCGTCTACCAGACGCACTTCGAACGGCCGGGCAAGGGCGGCGCGACCTACCTGCGCTTCACGTTCTGCGGCACCGCGGGCGAGCCGGAGGCCGGGCGCGTGCTCGACGACGGCATCGTCCGCACGCTGTGGATGACGGCCGACGAGCTGCGCGCGGTGCCCGGGCGGCACCGCACGCCGGCCGTGGTGCAGTGCATCGACGATTACCTCGCCGGCCGCCGCGTGCCGCTGGCGTTCATTCATACGCATTCCGTCGCGCCCTATCGCGCGACGCCCGAACATCAGGCTGTCAGCAAATGA
- a CDS encoding helix-turn-helix transcriptional regulator, translating to MTRRADRLFQIAELLRGRRLTTAQQLAEWLSVSPRTVYRDVRDLQLSGVPIEGEAGIGYRLNRAAHLPPLTFTSEELAALAAGARMIESWGGATLAGGARSALAKIASAMPADKRVALDRLPLFAPSMHVAAAFHEAVDALHLAIDGRRVVRFSYRDKQDAPSERRVWPLGMAYWGGQWTVAAWCELRGAFRNFDIARMREIVVCEVYPDVAGRRLADFLRTVERRKC from the coding sequence ATGACCCGCCGCGCCGACCGCCTGTTCCAGATCGCCGAGCTGCTGCGCGGGCGGCGCCTGACCACCGCGCAGCAGCTGGCCGAATGGCTGTCGGTATCGCCGCGCACGGTCTATCGCGACGTGCGCGACCTGCAGCTGTCGGGCGTGCCGATCGAGGGCGAGGCGGGGATCGGCTATCGGCTGAACCGCGCCGCGCACCTGCCGCCGCTGACGTTCACCAGCGAGGAACTGGCGGCGCTGGCGGCCGGCGCGCGCATGATCGAATCGTGGGGCGGGGCGACGCTGGCGGGCGGGGCGCGCTCGGCGCTCGCCAAGATCGCCTCGGCGATGCCGGCCGACAAGCGCGTCGCGCTCGACCGGCTGCCCCTGTTCGCGCCGTCGATGCACGTGGCCGCGGCGTTCCACGAGGCCGTCGACGCGCTGCACCTGGCCATCGACGGCCGGCGCGTCGTGCGCTTTTCCTATCGCGACAAACAGGATGCGCCGAGCGAGCGGCGCGTCTGGCCGCTCGGCATGGCGTACTGGGGTGGTCAATGGACGGTGGCCGCCTGGTGCGAACTGCGCGGCGCGTTCCGCAATTTCGACATCGCGCGAATGCGCGAGATCGTGGTTTGCGAGGTCTACCCCGACGTCGCGGGGCGGCGGCTCGCCGATTTCCTGCGCACCGTGGAGCGCCGAAAATGCTGA
- a CDS encoding THUMP domain-containing class I SAM-dependent RNA methyltransferase, translating to MSSSLFDFFAPCPRGLEAALAAELAEIGARRTAGAPFEAGAQVPGGVHFRGGWMAGMAANLHSRIASRVLLKIADRPYRSEQDVYALALEQQWERWFAATQTLRVDITAIKSPLKSLEFATLRVKDAICDRLREKTGARPSIDTALPDVRVFAFLTATHCTLYLDTSGEPLFKRGWRLDKGAAPLRENLAAGILRVAGWTPAVPLYDPMCGSGTFLAEAAQIALDVAPGVERRFGFEKLKQYDITAWQTLKVAAMDAKRAARGRRDALPVYGSDISGDMLDKARANLERAGVPGISLKQVDARFMAPPADAPGLIVANPPYGERIEVRGRGPRGDARETGRNRGNDDAFRRTHVDAPDSEFFIALGNALKQRFAGWQAFLLTSDRSLPGQLRLRESAKTPLFNGALECRLFRFDVVAGSVRQRPADGDGGAAGTDDA from the coding sequence ATGTCCTCCTCCCTATTCGATTTCTTCGCCCCCTGCCCGCGTGGGCTCGAAGCCGCGCTCGCGGCCGAACTGGCCGAGATCGGCGCGCGGCGCACCGCCGGCGCGCCGTTCGAGGCCGGCGCCCAGGTGCCCGGCGGCGTCCATTTCCGCGGCGGCTGGATGGCCGGCATGGCCGCCAACCTGCATTCGCGCATCGCGAGCCGCGTGCTGCTGAAGATCGCCGATCGCCCGTACCGCAGCGAGCAGGACGTCTACGCGCTCGCGCTCGAACAGCAGTGGGAACGCTGGTTCGCCGCCACCCAGACGCTGCGCGTCGACATCACCGCGATCAAGTCGCCGCTCAAGAGCCTCGAGTTCGCGACGCTGCGCGTGAAGGACGCGATCTGCGACCGGCTGCGCGAGAAGACCGGCGCGCGCCCGAGCATCGACACCGCGCTGCCCGACGTGCGCGTGTTCGCGTTCCTGACCGCAACGCATTGCACGCTCTACCTCGACACCTCCGGCGAGCCGCTGTTCAAGCGCGGCTGGCGGCTCGACAAGGGCGCGGCGCCGCTGCGCGAGAACCTCGCGGCCGGCATCCTGCGCGTGGCGGGCTGGACCCCGGCCGTGCCGCTCTACGATCCGATGTGCGGCAGCGGCACGTTCCTCGCCGAGGCCGCGCAGATCGCGCTCGACGTGGCGCCGGGCGTGGAGCGCCGGTTCGGCTTCGAGAAGCTCAAGCAATACGACATCACCGCGTGGCAGACGCTGAAGGTGGCCGCGATGGACGCCAAGCGCGCCGCGCGCGGCAGGCGCGACGCGCTGCCGGTGTACGGCAGCGACATCTCCGGCGACATGCTCGACAAGGCGCGCGCGAACCTCGAACGCGCGGGCGTGCCGGGCATCTCGCTGAAGCAGGTCGACGCGCGCTTCATGGCGCCGCCCGCCGACGCGCCGGGGCTGATCGTGGCGAACCCGCCGTATGGCGAGCGCATCGAGGTGCGCGGGCGCGGCCCGCGCGGCGACGCGCGCGAGACCGGCCGCAATCGCGGCAACGACGACGCGTTCCGCCGCACCCACGTCGACGCGCCCGACAGCGAGTTCTTCATCGCGCTCGGCAACGCGCTGAAGCAGCGCTTCGCGGGCTGGCAGGCGTTCCTGCTGACCTCGGACCGCTCGCTGCCCGGCCAGCTGCGCCTGCGCGAATCGGCCAAGACGCCGCTCTTCAACGGCGCGCTCGAATGCCGGCTATTCCGCTTCGACGTGGTGGCGGGCAGCGTGCGCCAGCGCCCGGCGGACGGCGACGGCGGCGCGGCGGGCACCGACGACGCGTAG
- a CDS encoding VOC family protein, which translates to MTSTTTTPTAAAPRTLAWFSIPVIDLDRATRFYESMLDTTLRREISGGVPMAIFSAADGASSSDGGLVQDPHGSRPAAAGALIYLSAGTSVTAALERARRAGGAVDGPVIELPREIGYVGFVHDTEGNRVGLHAPGR; encoded by the coding sequence ATGACCTCGACCACCACCACCCCGACCGCCGCCGCCCCGCGCACGCTCGCCTGGTTCAGCATTCCCGTCATCGACCTCGATCGCGCCACGCGCTTCTACGAATCGATGCTCGACACCACGCTGCGCCGCGAGATCTCGGGCGGCGTGCCGATGGCGATCTTCAGCGCCGCCGACGGCGCCAGCAGCAGCGACGGCGGCCTCGTGCAGGACCCGCACGGCAGCAGGCCAGCCGCGGCCGGCGCGCTGATCTACCTGAGCGCGGGCACCTCCGTGACGGCCGCGCTCGAACGCGCACGGCGCGCGGGCGGCGCGGTGGACGGCCCCGTCATCGAGCTGCCGCGCGAGATCGGCTACGTCGGCTTCGTACACGATACCGAAGGCAACCGCGTCGGCCTGCACGCGCCGGGCCGCTGA
- a CDS encoding NAD(P) transhydrogenase subunit alpha: MEIINHTVINVIIFVLAVYVGYHVVWNVTPALHTPLMAVTNAISAIVIVGAMLAAALTVGATGKVFGTIAVALAAVNVFGGFLVTRRMLEMFRRKEPKRGGAAGKEGAQ; the protein is encoded by the coding sequence ATGGAAATCATCAATCACACCGTGATCAACGTGATCATCTTCGTGCTGGCCGTCTACGTCGGCTATCACGTGGTCTGGAACGTCACGCCGGCGCTGCACACGCCGCTGATGGCCGTCACCAACGCGATCTCGGCGATCGTGATCGTCGGCGCGATGCTGGCCGCGGCACTGACCGTCGGCGCGACCGGCAAGGTGTTCGGCACCATCGCGGTGGCGCTCGCGGCCGTCAACGTGTTCGGCGGCTTCCTCGTCACACGGCGCATGCTCGAGATGTTCCGCAGGAAGGAGCCGAAGCGCGGCGGCGCGGCGGGCAAGGAGGGCGCGCAATGA